In Natronomonas halophila, one DNA window encodes the following:
- a CDS encoding TRAM domain-containing protein, whose translation MEISDQLRCLFSATIEKRDESYLIEIPEQEVRFDNIQQGETHRVAILPSPSNEADESEDTDTRQGRESGLQKPPVEEGETRRVEIDDIGDQGDGIARIERGFVVIVPDTEQGERVAIEITDVRENVAFAEVVERVSYYD comes from the coding sequence ATGGAAATTTCCGACCAACTTCGCTGTCTGTTCTCTGCCACTATCGAAAAGCGAGATGAGTCATATCTGATCGAAATACCAGAACAAGAAGTTCGATTTGACAACATTCAGCAAGGTGAGACGCATCGCGTGGCGATTCTTCCGTCACCATCGAACGAAGCGGATGAGAGTGAAGACACAGATACTCGACAAGGCCGTGAGAGTGGCCTCCAGAAACCACCCGTCGAGGAAGGCGAAACCCGACGAGTAGAGATTGACGATATTGGCGACCAAGGCGACGGTATCGCCCGTATCGAGCGTGGTTTCGTCGTCATCGTTCCCGATACTGAACAGGGCGAGCGTGTCGCCATCGAGATCACCGATGTACGTGAGAACGTTGCCTTCGCGGAAGTCGTCGAGCGCGTGAGTTACTACGACTGA
- a CDS encoding winged helix-turn-helix domain-containing protein, producing MTDEPPSPDGPDEFPTEEELPDEPVTVDDIDPFTVDDGAFEDIDDFAAAEWKEDTTADERLRTVINRTTTPKSAGDIADTALVSETKARTSLNKLAEEGIVRSHQTDSGKLYERDPEWHLLKQIRQLAGSETLVDQIQRIKQELAGYKAKYDSTEPEELLVSDKELTPEELDDVSHWRTAKRELTHLRAAYRLKEAKEHAYTGPESRDKQSGKQTTAPDREQSPLQ from the coding sequence ATGACCGACGAGCCACCATCTCCGGACGGGCCCGACGAGTTCCCCACCGAAGAGGAACTCCCGGACGAACCGGTAACTGTCGATGATATTGACCCGTTCACTGTTGATGACGGTGCCTTCGAGGACATCGATGACTTCGCAGCCGCAGAGTGGAAAGAAGATACGACTGCGGACGAGCGACTTCGAACGGTCATCAACAGAACGACCACCCCGAAATCCGCTGGCGACATCGCCGACACAGCCCTCGTCTCAGAAACAAAAGCTAGAACCTCGCTCAACAAGCTTGCCGAAGAGGGTATCGTGAGAAGCCATCAGACAGACTCCGGAAAGCTATACGAGCGAGACCCTGAGTGGCATCTCCTCAAACAGATCAGACAGCTCGCCGGGAGCGAAACGCTCGTCGATCAAATCCAGCGAATAAAACAGGAACTCGCAGGGTACAAAGCTAAATACGACTCAACCGAGCCAGAGGAACTCCTGGTTTCGGACAAGGAACTCACCCCGGAGGAACTCGACGACGTGTCTCACTGGCGGACAGCAAAACGAGAACTCACCCACCTCAGAGCCGCATACCGTCTCAAAGAGGCAAAAGAACACGCATACACCGGACCGGAATCGAGGGACAAACAGTCGGGTAAGCAGACCACGGCCCCCGATCGCGAGCAGTCCCCGCTCCAGTAA
- a CDS encoding transcription initiation factor IIB family protein, whose translation MSSKRVIELEDSGEQETNDSDEAVVVDVRGAEWQATCPECGGSVRKPDHESVCADCGLVVSIETLDRTPTLVDHAPDNKSRNGEWSCEPTNQLRVDKGLHTTFFLNTDGKGNQLSSERKDRMERLRQRHKRFTMHDKRDQRLNEGMKDIGMLGANLALPEHVQTDAGRYLKQAKRERLPGGRMPWEGLAAGAVLLAARNHGIEREPDDVARHAKASLDRVCAGARKVRLETNVDAPPVRDRAVDRVVAALDAVLDVEAAIELVRVGERLLDVADSEAIGSGTHRMAMAGAAVYAADRLTPEKHLTQDEVVEAASTVVPTSQYQIRNYSREVHDIGQARFAVEPDDAVTGLVQAD comes from the coding sequence ATGAGTTCTAAGCGAGTTATCGAACTTGAAGATTCGGGCGAACAGGAGACGAACGATAGCGATGAAGCGGTTGTCGTCGACGTCCGTGGCGCTGAGTGGCAGGCGACGTGTCCGGAATGCGGTGGCAGCGTGCGGAAGCCGGACCATGAGTCGGTGTGTGCGGACTGCGGACTCGTCGTGAGCATCGAGACGTTGGATCGGACGCCGACCCTGGTGGATCACGCGCCGGATAACAAAAGTCGGAACGGCGAGTGGTCGTGTGAGCCGACGAACCAGTTGCGGGTCGACAAGGGCCTCCATACAACCTTCTTCCTCAACACCGACGGGAAGGGCAACCAGCTGAGCTCGGAGCGAAAGGATCGCATGGAGCGTCTGCGGCAGCGACACAAGCGGTTCACGATGCATGACAAGCGCGACCAGCGGCTGAACGAGGGCATGAAGGATATCGGGATGCTCGGCGCCAACCTCGCGCTCCCCGAGCACGTCCAGACCGATGCCGGTCGATATCTAAAGCAGGCCAAGCGTGAGCGACTCCCGGGTGGGCGGATGCCGTGGGAAGGCCTGGCCGCCGGGGCGGTGCTTCTAGCGGCGCGAAATCACGGTATCGAGCGCGAACCGGACGATGTTGCCCGTCATGCGAAGGCGTCGCTGGATCGGGTGTGTGCCGGCGCCCGGAAGGTCAGACTCGAGACGAACGTGGACGCGCCGCCGGTGCGAGACAGGGCGGTCGATCGGGTCGTCGCAGCGCTGGATGCCGTCCTCGACGTCGAGGCGGCGATCGAACTGGTGCGTGTCGGCGAGCGGTTGCTGGACGTGGCCGATAGTGAGGCCATCGGGTCAGGCACCCACCGGATGGCGATGGCCGGGGCGGCCGTCTACGCCGCGGATCGGCTCACACCCGAGAAACACCTGACGCAAGACGAGGTGGTCGAGGCGGCGTCGACGGTCGTGCCCACGTCGCAGTACCAGATTCGGAATTACTCGCGTGAGGTGCACGATATCGGGCAAGCGCGGTTCGCAGTCGAGCCCGACGACGCCGTGACGGGGCTCGTCCAGGCCGACTGA